The following is a genomic window from Clostridium fungisolvens.
CAGTGTATATGATCCTTCAGGAAACATGTGGGCTCCTGATGTTATTTATAACACTACTTTAAACAAATGGTGTATGTACATTAGTATCAACGGTTGTTCATGGAATTCATCTATTGCAATGCTTACAGCAGATAGCTTAGATGGAGATTGGACTTATGTAGGAACTGTTATTTATTCAGGCTTTACTGATGCAAATAATAATCATGATTTTGCAAACACTGATTTTACAAAAGTAACAGGTCTTACTACACTTCCAAGCAGATATATATCAACTAAATATACCTGTTCAGATAATTCAACAACTACTGCAACAACCACATGGAATAATAGTTATGGTGCACATGCTATTGACCCTACTGCTTTTTACGGTCAGGATGGAAAACTTTACATGACCTACGGTTCTTGGTCAGGCGGTATATATATTATTCAACTTGATCCAGCTTCAGGTTTAAGAGATACAGCTACTACTTATAGCTATTCTGCAGGTAACTCTGATCCATACATGGGAATCAAACTTGCAGGTGGAAGTGGTACTTCTGGAGAAGCTTCTTATGTTCAATATATTGATGGGTATTATTATTTGTTTATATCAGATGGTGGACTTGTAGCAAAAGGCGGTTACAATGTTAGGGTTTACAAAGCTTCTAATCCAGAAGGTCCATATACAGATGTATCTGGCCAATCACCAAAATACTCTACTTATACTGTAAATACCAATAATGATGTTGGTACAAGGCTAATGTCCTATTATAAATGGAATTATCAGAAATATGCTCAAGTAGCTCAAGGACATAACTCAGCTTTTGTTGATTCCGATGGAAAGGCATATATTGTTTACCATACAAGAACAAATGATGGTTCAGAAGGATTTACTGACAGAGTCCATCAATTATTTACAACGAAAAATCATTACCTAGTAGAAGCTCCTTTTGAATATAACGGAGAAACTGTTTCAAAGACAGGCTATGCAGCTTCTAGTGTTACTGGTTCCTATGAAGTTATTTTACAGAAACAGAATATTAATTATTCAAATCTTGAATATTGCAGTGGTCAAAATATGACTTTAAATGCAGATGGTACTATTTCCGGTGATTACACAGGAACATGGACAATGGATGCTAATGCACCTTATGTTACATTAAATGTTGATGGAACTACTTATGAAGGTCTTTTTGTTGAACAGACAATTGAAGGGACCAATGTAAATACAATGGCATTTACTGTAGTTGGAACAAATGATACATGCATATGGGGAGCTGAATATCCATCTGATGAGGCTTCAATTGCAATGGCAAAAGATAACCTTTCAGTTACTTCTGAAACTTATTCAGATATAACTCTTCCTACTGCAAGTGTGTTTGGCTCAACAGTGAGCTGGTCCTCATCAAATACTGCTGTTATTGGAAATGACGGAAAGGTAATTACTCCAGCAGAAGATACTAATGTTACTATGACTGCAACAATATCAAAAAATAACAAGGTATATACTAAAGGTTTTAATGTATTAGTGCATAAAGCTATTAAAAATGATAGCACAATGCAAGTGCTTGGATCCGCTTTTGTAAACGATCCTCAGGACTTGTCAACAAAATTAGACGGTAGTTTGTCTATCGCTAATCCTTATAGTTCAATTCCTAATCTTGATGTATCTAAGGGTATAAAGATTAAATTTGATGTTCAGTCTACTGGAACAAAAAATGTACTAGGAACTATCATTTCCTTTATTGATGGAGGAAATGGAAAACTTTATTTCACACCAGGCTCTTATTTAGGATATAACGCTTTAGGCGGCTGGTATGATGCAAATCTTCATAACTATGGAATGGCTACTGATTATCTTGGAGATTCAAAAGATACTGTAGAAATTTCACTTACTACAAAAGGTTTTGAAGTAGATGTTAACGGGGTTAAAGCCTATGACCAATCAATAATAGGTGATTCAACCAAAGGTGCTGGAACATTATCAGATTATTATAATGTATTAACTTGGATTTCTACAACTTCTAATAAGGTGTACTTTGGCAAGGGTTCATGGTGGACAGATCAAGCAGCTAACTGCACTATAAGTAATGTATACTTCTACGGTTATCTTTTACAAACAACTAAAATGATGACTGATGCTAACGGTATGCAGGTTATAAGTTCAGCTTTTGTAAATCAGCCTCAAGATTTAACAACAAGGGCAGATGGTACTTTGTCTATGAAAAACCCTTATAAAATGATTTCTAACATTGATGCCTCTAAAGGTGCAAAGATTAAATTTGATGTACAATCTACCGGAGTAAAAAATGCCCTTGGAACCATTATTTCTTTCTTGGGCAATAGTGGAACAAACGGGAGATTATATTTTACACCAGGTTCTTATTTAGGATATAACGCATTAGGTGGCTGGTTTGATGCAAACCTTTCTAACTATAAAATGGTAACAGATTATATTGGAGATTCAAAGGCCACTGTAGAAATATCCCTTACTACAACAGGCTTTGAAGTAGACGTAAATGGTGTAAAAGCATATGACCAATCCATATTAAGTGATTCAACAAAGGGAGCTGGTACACTAACAGATTACAGTAAGGTATTAACTTGGCTTACTTCTTCAGCTAATGATATATATTTTGGTAAAGGTTCATGGTGGACAGACCAAGCAAACTGCAATATAAGCAATGTATACTTCTATGGTTATGTAGCTGATGGATCTTCACCTACAGTAGCCTTAAGTACTGCAACCTATACCTATGATGGAACACCAAAGACTCCAGCAGTTACAGTAACAGATGGTTCTACGATTCTTGTAGAAGGAACAGATTATACAGTCACTTATACTGATAATACAAATATAGGAACAGCAACAGCAACAATTGTAGGAAAAGGTAATTACACAGGAACAATAACAAAAACCTTTGCTATTACTCCGAAAGATATCACCACATTAGACGTAACCTTAGATAGTTATTCTTATGATTATGATGGAACATCAAAGACTCCAGTTATTACAGTAAAAGACGGAACCAATACTCTTGTGGCAGGGACAGATTATACAGTTGCGTACACTGATAATATAAATCCAGGAACAGCCACTGTAACTATTACAGGAATAGGAATCTACTCAGGGACTTTAACAGAAAACTTTTTAATTAACCCTAAAGACAGCAGTAAATTAAAAGTAAAATCAGGAAACTTGGTTTACACATATGATGGCACAGCAAAAACTCCAACGGTTAGTGTAAAAGACGGAAATAAGACTCTTGTAGAAGGCACAGATTATACAGTTAGTTATACTGATAATATAAATGCAGGAATTGGAAAAATAATAATTACAGGAAAAGGAGGTTATACAGAAGTAATAACCAAGAACTTTATCATTAAAGCCAAGAAAGTCTGCAAATTATCAGTATCTTCAGGAACTTCTGCTCACACCTATGACGGAAATGTTATTGTAAAGGATGGAAACATCACTTTGAAAGAAGGAAAAGATTATACAATAAGCTATTCTTATAATTCAAAAGCAGGAATTACAAAAGTAACTATTACCGGAAAAGGAAACTATACAGGAAGTGTAACAAAGACATTTTTAATTAAAACTAAATAATAATATCAAAAGAGGCTAGGATTTTAAATTAAAATCCTAGCCTCTTTTAATGTTTATTTGCTTAGTTTAACCACAGTTTCAACATGGGGAGTGTTGGGGAACATATCCATAAGCAAAGTCTTCTCTGTCTTATATCCTGCTTCCTCTAATACCTTTAAATCCGTAACTAAAGTCTTTGGATTACAGCTTACATATATTATATCCTTAGCATCGAACTTAATTACATAGTTCATTGCTACTGGGTGTACTCCACTTCTTGGTGGGTCTAATATTATTATGTCTGGTTTATCCTGAATTGTATTTATAACCTTAGCAACATCCCCAGCTATAAAGGTACAGTTATCAAGTCCGTTAAGCTTTGCATTTTCGTTAGCAGCTACTACTGCTTCTTCAATCAGCTCTACTCCAATAACCTTCTTAGCTTTTCCAGCCGCTATCTGACCTATTGTTCCTGTACCACAATATAAGTCAAAGACAACCTTGTTATCAGCAGTATCACCCATAAAGTCACGTACTATGCTATAAAGCTTTGCCGCACCTAGTGAGTTTGTTTGGAAGAATGAGAATGGAGATATCTTAAACTTAAGCCCTAACAGCTCTTCAGTTATAAAATCAACTCCGTATAATATATTTACCTTATCAGCTATAACAGCTTCAGAGAAGGAATCATTTTCCGTATGTATTATACCTTTTATATTTCCTTCAATACCTGAACTAAAAATTGCTTCCACCCAAGGCTTAAAATCATAGTTAATTTGAGTGGTAGTAACTATATTTATTAATATCTCATCATTGTGTTTTGTCTTTCTTACTATTAAGTTTCTTAAGAAACCTTCTCTTGCCATTATCTTATAATGCGGAAGTTGATCCTTCTTAAAAAATTCAACTGTAGTATCTAGAATTTTTCTATAATCTTCATCCACAAGGTGGCACTGATCAACAGTTACAATCCCAAAAGATCTACCTTTCATGTGCATTCCAAGAGTCAGGTCTCCACCTTTCTCCATATCTCCAAAGGTGAACTCCATTTTGTTTCTATATTCCCACTGAATAGGGCTGTTTTCTATATCTAAGAATTCACCTGTATCTACACTGTTTCCTTTGAAAAGATTCAACACTTGATTTTTCTTAAATTCAAGTTGCTTTTCATAAGGTATGTTTTGTGAAGAGCATCCACCACAAAAAGCATAGTGTGGGCATTTTTGTTCTAATTCATAATCTGCAGCTTCTACAACCTTTAATAATTTAAGTTCAGCGTAGTCGTTTCTCTTCTTAGTTACTTTCCCTCTGATTTTTTGTCCTGGAAAAGCATTTTTAACATATATTTTCAAATCGTCCCTGTAACCTATTCCTTGGGATGGAAATTCCATATCTTCTATTAGTAACTCTATTTCATTGCCTTTTTTCATATGTTACTCCTGTCTACTTTATTCTTAAAAGCTTCTTTCCGAATGTTGTTCCAAGCTTTGTACTTTCAATAATAGATGTACATAATACATTTGATACTATATACATAATTAAGAATATTCCTACTTTGTCTACCACTTCATAGCCTAATGCTGGTAAACACTTTTCAAATATAAAATATAATACTATTGCTAAAGCTAATGCCACAGTTTGATCCATTAAATTTCCTACAAATCTTACAAAGAAATTTGCCTTATCAGCTTTTTGTGTCTTTTCATCAGCTTTTTCTTCTCTAACTACTATATCCTCTGTAGACTTCTCAGTAACAGCTTCATCTTGCGCTGTGCTGTTATCCTCACCTACTGTATTTACCTCTTCCTTTTGTTCGTTCTCATTAATGTTTTCTTTATCTAGCATGATCATACCTCCAATAATTTATGTGTATTTTCATAGTTGACTCCTTTTTACCATTCTTTTAATATACTACATTAAGGTAAATCTGTAAATTAAAAATTGTGTTAATTACGGTAAAAAGCCTCTGACAAAGCAGAGGCTTAAATTAAATCTTACATTATATTACTAGTTATTAGAAAGCTGCAACTATGCTTCCTTTGTATGTGTCTTCAATGTACTTCTTAACTTCTGGTGAGTTTAAAGCTTTGCTTAATGCTTTTACTTTATCACTGTTTTCGTTACCTTTTTTAACAGCTAGAATGTTTGCATATGGTGAATCCTTATCTTCTACAGCTAAAGCCTTGTTAACATCAAGCTTTGCAGCTAATGCAACATTTGTGTTTATTACAGCAACATCAACATCCTTTAATACTGTTGGTAATTGAGCTGCTTCAGCTTCAGTGAACTTTAAGTTCTTTTTGTTTTCAGTAATATCCTTAACTGTTACTAAATCGCCTTCTTTTAACTTTATAAGACCGTTCTTTTCAAGTAATTTTAAAGCTCTTGCTTCATTTGTAGCATCATTTGGAACTGCTACTTGACCACCATCTTTTATATCAGCTAATTTAGTTAACTTATCTGAATAAGCTCTGATTGGTTCTATATGAACTTTAACTGTATAAGTAAGATTGTATCCTTTTTCCTTTATTGTTTCATTTAAATAAGGAACGTGTTGGAAGTAGTTTGCATCTATTGATCCTTCATCTAATGCTGTATTTGGTAATACATAGTCATCAAATACTTTAATATTTAAAGTATAGCCTTCTTTTTCAAGTAATGGCTTTACTACTTTTTCTAATATTTCTGCGTGTGGAGAAGGTGAAGCTCCAACTGTTATTACCTTATCTTCTTTCTTTGTATCTGTAGAACCTGTTGTTCCAGAATCCTTCTTAGTTCCGCAAGCTGCTAATGAACCTGCAAGTGCTAATGCTAAACCCAAAGATAAAAACTTCTTAAATTTCATAATATTTTTCCCTCCATAAATTAAATTATTTTTTGTTAGAATACCGGAATTATGCTTCCTTTGTATTGTTCTTCTATATATTTCTTAGCTTTGTCTGAAGTAAGAACTTCTGTTAAATCCTTAATCCATTTTGTATTTTCATTACCCTTTTTAGTTGCAAGTATGTTTGCATATGGTGAATCCTTTGGTTCTGAGAATAAGGTATCCTTCTTAGGATCTAACCCTGCTGGTAAAGCATAGCTTGCATTTATTATAGCAACATCAACATCTTGAAGTACTCTTGGAAGCTGAGCTGCATCTACTTCTTGAATTTCTATATTTTTTGGATTTTCAGCTATATCAACCTTTGTAACAAGATCTTTTTTGTTAAGCTTAAATAATCCTTGTGCTTCTAAAAGTTTTAATGCTCTTGATTCGTTTGTAGCATCTGCAGGAACCGCTATTACAGCTTTATCCTTTAATTCTTTTATATCTTTTACTTTCTTTGAATACGCCCCAAGCGGTGGAAGATAAATCTTCTTTACTGTTACTAAATTTGTTTTGTGATCTTCATTAAACTTTAGCAAATATGGTTCATGTTGAAATAGATTTGCATCTATTGAACCTTCTTCTAAAGCAGTATTTGGTGCTACATAGTCATCAAATATTTTTACTTCAAGCTTGTAGCCTTTTGCTTCAAAATCACTCTTTAGATAATTTAGTATCTCACCTGCTGGTTTAAGAGTAGCCCCAACTACTATATTTGTTTTATTATCTTCTTTTTTAGCTGTTTCTTCTTTTTTTCCACATCCAGCTAAAGAAAGAGCGAGTGCTGCTGTTAATACTAGTGTTAATATTTTTTTCATATATTATGCCCCCTTTTTTCTACTTATCTTAACTTCTTATAAGCAAGATTACCTATAGACTGAAGTATTTGAACCAGTATTATTAAGGTA
Proteins encoded in this region:
- a CDS encoding family 43 glycosylhydrolase; amino-acid sequence: MLTKTLTRLTSKLALSLTKTKSFSKRFGRCVKKGIKRGIAVGLTATMILTPIQGLNVMASTTDQTTALTDADLASAYSKTSVDRVSVHDPSIISDGKGTYYIFGSHLAFAKSTDLKNWTPFTNNINTNYKTLFAKEFNWAKMGDSVYDPSGNMWAPDVIYNTTLNKWCMYISINGCSWNSSIAMLTADSLDGDWTYVGTVIYSGFTDANNNHDFANTDFTKVTGLTTLPSRYISTKYTCSDNSTTTATTTWNNSYGAHAIDPTAFYGQDGKLYMTYGSWSGGIYIIQLDPASGLRDTATTYSYSAGNSDPYMGIKLAGGSGTSGEASYVQYIDGYYYLFISDGGLVAKGGYNVRVYKASNPEGPYTDVSGQSPKYSTYTVNTNNDVGTRLMSYYKWNYQKYAQVAQGHNSAFVDSDGKAYIVYHTRTNDGSEGFTDRVHQLFTTKNHYLVEAPFEYNGETVSKTGYAASSVTGSYEVILQKQNINYSNLEYCSGQNMTLNADGTISGDYTGTWTMDANAPYVTLNVDGTTYEGLFVEQTIEGTNVNTMAFTVVGTNDTCIWGAEYPSDEASIAMAKDNLSVTSETYSDITLPTASVFGSTVSWSSSNTAVIGNDGKVITPAEDTNVTMTATISKNNKVYTKGFNVLVHKAIKNDSTMQVLGSAFVNDPQDLSTKLDGSLSIANPYSSIPNLDVSKGIKIKFDVQSTGTKNVLGTIISFIDGGNGKLYFTPGSYLGYNALGGWYDANLHNYGMATDYLGDSKDTVEISLTTKGFEVDVNGVKAYDQSIIGDSTKGAGTLSDYYNVLTWISTTSNKVYFGKGSWWTDQAANCTISNVYFYGYLLQTTKMMTDANGMQVISSAFVNQPQDLTTRADGTLSMKNPYKMISNIDASKGAKIKFDVQSTGVKNALGTIISFLGNSGTNGRLYFTPGSYLGYNALGGWFDANLSNYKMVTDYIGDSKATVEISLTTTGFEVDVNGVKAYDQSILSDSTKGAGTLTDYSKVLTWLTSSANDIYFGKGSWWTDQANCNISNVYFYGYVADGSSPTVALSTATYTYDGTPKTPAVTVTDGSTILVEGTDYTVTYTDNTNIGTATATIVGKGNYTGTITKTFAITPKDITTLDVTLDSYSYDYDGTSKTPVITVKDGTNTLVAGTDYTVAYTDNINPGTATVTITGIGIYSGTLTENFLINPKDSSKLKVKSGNLVYTYDGTAKTPTVSVKDGNKTLVEGTDYTVSYTDNINAGIGKIIITGKGGYTEVITKNFIIKAKKVCKLSVSSGTSAHTYDGNVIVKDGNITLKEGKDYTISYSYNSKAGITKVTITGKGNYTGSVTKTFLIKTK
- the rlmD gene encoding 23S rRNA (uracil(1939)-C(5))-methyltransferase RlmD — encoded protein: MKKGNEIELLIEDMEFPSQGIGYRDDLKIYVKNAFPGQKIRGKVTKKRNDYAELKLLKVVEAADYELEQKCPHYAFCGGCSSQNIPYEKQLEFKKNQVLNLFKGNSVDTGEFLDIENSPIQWEYRNKMEFTFGDMEKGGDLTLGMHMKGRSFGIVTVDQCHLVDEDYRKILDTTVEFFKKDQLPHYKIMAREGFLRNLIVRKTKHNDEILINIVTTTQINYDFKPWVEAIFSSGIEGNIKGIIHTENDSFSEAVIADKVNILYGVDFITEELLGLKFKISPFSFFQTNSLGAAKLYSIVRDFMGDTADNKVVFDLYCGTGTIGQIAAGKAKKVIGVELIEEAVVAANENAKLNGLDNCTFIAGDVAKVINTIQDKPDIIILDPPRSGVHPVAMNYVIKFDAKDIIYVSCNPKTLVTDLKVLEEAGYKTEKTLLMDMFPNTPHVETVVKLSK
- a CDS encoding MetQ/NlpA family ABC transporter substrate-binding protein; amino-acid sequence: MKFKKFLSLGLALALAGSLAACGTKKDSGTTGSTDTKKEDKVITVGASPSPHAEILEKVVKPLLEKEGYTLNIKVFDDYVLPNTALDEGSIDANYFQHVPYLNETIKEKGYNLTYTVKVHIEPIRAYSDKLTKLADIKDGGQVAVPNDATNEARALKLLEKNGLIKLKEGDLVTVKDITENKKNLKFTEAEAAQLPTVLKDVDVAVINTNVALAAKLDVNKALAVEDKDSPYANILAVKKGNENSDKVKALSKALNSPEVKKYIEDTYKGSIVAAF
- a CDS encoding MetQ/NlpA family ABC transporter substrate-binding protein produces the protein MKKILTLVLTAALALSLAGCGKKEETAKKEDNKTNIVVGATLKPAGEILNYLKSDFEAKGYKLEVKIFDDYVAPNTALEEGSIDANLFQHEPYLLKFNEDHKTNLVTVKKIYLPPLGAYSKKVKDIKELKDKAVIAVPADATNESRALKLLEAQGLFKLNKKDLVTKVDIAENPKNIEIQEVDAAQLPRVLQDVDVAIINASYALPAGLDPKKDTLFSEPKDSPYANILATKKGNENTKWIKDLTEVLTSDKAKKYIEEQYKGSIIPVF